A window of the Alnus glutinosa chromosome 4, dhAlnGlut1.1, whole genome shotgun sequence genome harbors these coding sequences:
- the LOC133866604 gene encoding serine hydroxymethyltransferase 3, chloroplastic, which translates to MQACSGAAVRGSVQQPIWTKGSNFLPKGSSVVGFRHHVKVNSVKPCRSSRIEGSLVTGRPPSSVSMPEIGGNGSSFVDHGLGEADPEVRAIIDKEKERQFKSLELIASENFTSRAVMEAVGSCLTNKYSEGLPGKRYYGGNEYIDELETLCQQRALEAFHVDGKKWGVNVQPLSGSPANFEVYTAILKPHDRLMGLDLPHGGHLSHGFMTPKRRVSGTSIYFESMPYRLDESTGLVDYDMLEKTATLFRPKLIIAGASAYPRDFDYPRMRKIADAVGAFLMMDMAHISGLVAASVVANPFEYCDIVTTTTHKSLRGPRGGMIFFKKDPVLGVDLESAINNAVFPGLQGGPHNHTIGGLAVCLKHAQSPEFKAYQNKVVSNCRALASRLTELGYKLVSGGSDNHLVLVDLRPLGIDGARAEKILDLASITLNKNSVAGDKSALVPGGIRIGSPAMTTRGFTEKEFVAIADFIHEGVQITLEAKRLVSGSKLQDFMKFVASPDFSLMDKVSDLRRRVEALTTQFPIPGL; encoded by the exons ATGCAGGCTTGTAGTGGAGCTGCAGTGAGGGGTTCGGTTCAACAGCCTATTTGGACCAAGGGatcaaattttcttccaaaaggGTCCAGTGTTGTTGGATTTCGGCACCATGTAAAAGTCAATTCGGTGAAACCCTGTAGGTCTTCTCGTATTGAAGGAAGTTTGGTTACTGGGAGGCCACCTTCTTCTGTCTCTATGCCTGAAATTGGAG GTAATGGAAGTAGCTTTGTAGATCATGGCTTGGGTGAAGCTGATCCTGAGGTTCGTGCAATTATTGACAAGGAGAAGGAGAGGCAGTTCAAAAGCCTTGAGCTTATTGCTTCAGAGAATTTTACGTCTCGAGCAGTGATGGAAGCAGTTGGCTCATGCCTGACAAACAAGTATTCTGAAGGACTACCCGGTAAAAG GTACTATGGTGGCAATGAGTACATAGATGAGCTTGAGACACTGTGTCAACAAAGGGCTTTGGAAGCATTCCACGTAGATGGAAAGAAGTGGGGTGTTAATGTTCAGCCATTGTCTGGTTCTCCTGCTAACTTTGAGGTTTACACAGCGATATTAAAACCTCATGACCGGTTGATG GGTTTGGACTTACCCCATGGGGGACATTTGTCTCATGGATTCATGACTCCTAAAAGACGGGTATCAGGCACATCAATTTATTTTGAGTCTATGCCTTATCGACTTGATGAATCTACAG GTCTTGTTGATTATGACATGCTTGAGAAAACAGCTACTCTTTTTCGACCAAAACTCATTATTGCTGGTGCTAGTGCTTATCCCCGAGATTTTGACTATCCTCGCATGAGGAAG ATCGCCGATGCTGTTGGTGCTTTTCTCATGATGGATATGGCTCACATTAGTGGACTTGTTGCTGCATCTGTTGTTGCTAATCCTTTTGAGTATTGTGATATTGTGACTACAACAACACACAAG TCTTTAAGAGGTCCAAGAGGTGGCATGATCTTCTTCAAGAAGGATCCTGTTCTCGGAGTTGATTTAGAATCTGCCATCAACAATGCTGTTTTTCCTGGTTTACAG GGAGGTCCTCATAACCACACAATTGGAGGACTTGCAGTTTGCTTGAAGCATGCACAGTCGCCAGAGTTTAAGGCTTACCAGAACAAG GTGGTTTCAAATTGCAGAGCTCTTGCTAGCCGATTGACCGAATTAGGATATAAGTTGGTTTCTGGTGGTAGTGATAATCACTTGGTTCTTGTCGATCTAAGGCCACTG GGTATTGATGGGGCTCGGGCGGAGAAGATTCTTGACTTGGCATCTATTACCCTCAATAAAAATTCAGTGGCTG GTGATAAGAGCGCGCTAGTGCCAGGAGGCATTCGCATCGGATCACCTGCTATGACAACTAGAGGATTCACAGAGAAAGAATTTGTAGCAATTGCAGACTTTATTCATGAGGGTGTACAGATAACCCTGGAAGCTAAGCGATTGGTCTCAGGGTCAAAGCTCCAAGATTTCATGAAGTTTGTAGCGTCCCCCGATTTCTCTTTGATGGATAAAGTGTCGGATCTGCGCCGGAGAGTCGAAGCTCTTACAACCCAGTTCCCCATACCCGGGTTATAA